A DNA window from Drosophila virilis strain 15010-1051.87 chromosome 4, Dvir_AGI_RSII-ME, whole genome shotgun sequence contains the following coding sequences:
- the AspRS-m gene encoding aspartate--tRNA ligase, mitochondrial isoform X2 gives MHRFSKVGPNISGNDLMHLMSAMASNFSMNSQPPQPMRQSCGELRNHHCGMFVELSGRLFKKRVNRFAELRDRNGGACQLVVLEDKHPRVARRMNNMPENTTLTIVGQVMRRPHNSCNQTMPTGEIEVEVQDILSIHFPASGTKRAGDKRTYSTMAQQQSSLGITSTEYKIAKNENILKYFENRDLTCNDLRRDDVGKTVTLVGWIPSTKNNKFLQLKDGYGQTQLMIEDQSLMDTFLSTPEQTVLQIVGKVLGRPKANINLKYDTGEVEVSVTNVKVLNPDDPYEGPIKVKEKLQKMSIDDLDADEAAAVSANSSSANNGEGDVHGSESAAPGAVQTTAEQQRVKVADTNKFADRTHNCGELTSNEINEKVVICGWLEFQRMNKFFILRDAYGQTQVLILARTKGLEEYADSGVPIESIVRVEGTVIPRPAATINPKMTTGHVEIEADKVDVLNAAKKNLPFEIRKFNRAGERLRLTHRYLDLRFNDMQHNLRLRSAVIMRMREYLINYLGFVEVETPTLFRRTPGGAQEFVVPTRKAGHFYSLVQSPQQFKQMLMSGGIDRYFQVARCYRDEATRPDRQPEFTQLDIELSFTSRDDIMQLIEETLRYSWPKHLPKLQTPFRRITYEEALEKYGTDKPDTRFGFLLNNVSDIVEKSENFKGKYEDFGAYAIVVRASEAFWNGAARKHYESLSKVFSGTLFVRKFNFANDVLDRLTKLLGTEVATEIIEKFDLEENDLLFLCIGPKVETRNLLGRIRLDYHEFLVENVKTKKTNDYRFLWVVDFPLFERNTATNQLESVHHPFTAPLVEDLDKFATSCDNLETIRSEAYDLVLNGQEVGGGSMRIHDRDMQQFILEQVLKIPHDHLSHLLSALESGCPPHGGIALGLDRLIAILCRARSIRDVIAFPKSLNGRDPLSNAPVPISEEEMKLYHISVQQAEAEEDGASTNDTAHAQEDDDPDAVRAPPSPMSGTSDTEQASMDVDVKSEPVEEVPATEAINIDDDKLETAAQAPQLSPTGIKEEQAKTATEETPTPTPTPTPTPTPTPKPTAGAAAAAPASTATTPLTRTKRVIKKKV, from the exons atgcatagattctcaaaag tGGGACCCAACATCTCAGGCAACGATCTGATGCATCTGATGAGCGCCATGGCCAGTAATTTTAGCATGAATTCGCAGCCCCCACAGCCTATGCGCCAGAGCTGTGGAGAGCTTCGCAATCATCACTGTGGTATGTTTGTTGAGCTGTCCGGGCGCCTGTTTAAAAAGCGTGTAAACCGTTTTGCTGAGTTACGCGATCGTAATGGTGGCGCCTGTCAGCTGGTCGTGTTGGAAGACAAGCATCCTCGTGTGGCCCGTCGCATGAACAATATGCCCGAGAACACAACTCTGACCATTGTGGGCCAAGTAATGAGAAGGCCCCACAACTCATGCAACCAGACAATGCCCACCGGCGAAATTGAGGTGGAAGTACAGGACATACTCAGCATACATTTTCCGGCCAGCGGCACGAAACGTGCTGGCGACAAGCGCACCTACAGCACCATGGCCCAGCAGCAGAGCAGCCTGGGCATCACCAGCACGGAGTACAAAATTGCCA AGAATGAGAATATCTTAAAGTACTTTGAGAATCGCGATCTCACTTGTAATGATTTGCGACGCGATGATGTCGGTAAAACAGTCACCTTGGTGGGCTGGATACCCTcgaccaaaaacaacaagttcTTGCAGCTGAAGGATGGCTACGGTCAGACTCAGCTCATGATCGAAGATCAATCT CTAATGGACACATTTTTGTCTACACCAGAACAAACAGTGCTGCAAATCGTCGGCAAAGTGCTGGGCCGGCCAAAGGCAAACATAAACTTG AAATACGACACTGGCGAAGTGGAAGTCAGTGTTACCAATGTGAAGGTGTTAAATCCCGACGACCCCTATGAGGGTCCTATCAAGGTTAAAGAGAAACTGCAAAAGATGTCAATTGATGATCTCGATGCCGAtgaggctgctgctgtttcagCGAATTCTAGCAGCGCCAATAATGGCGAGGGCGATGTTCATGGCAGCGAATCGGCTGCTCCTGGCGCAGTTCAGACAACTGCCGAACAACAGCGTGTAAAGGTGGCGGACACCAACAAATTTGCAGATCGCACCCACAACTGTGGCGAATTGACATCCAATGAAATTAACGAAAAGGTTGTAATATGTGGCTGGCTGGAGTTTCAGCGCATGAACAAATTCTTCATACTGCGTGATGCCTACGGCCAGACGCAAGTGCTCATCCTGGCCAGGACAAAGGGCCTGGAAGAGTATGCCGACTCTGGCGTGCCCATTGAATCGATTGTGCGCGTGGAAGGCACCGTCATACCACGGCCAGCAGCCACCATAAATCCAAAAATGACCACAGGCCATGTTGAAATCGAGGCCGATAAAGTCGACGTACTCAATGCGGCCAAGAAGAATCTCCCCTTCGAGATACGCAAATTTAATCGCGCCGGCGAACGTTTGCGCCTCACGCATCGTTATTTGGACTTGCGCTTTAACGACATGCAGCATAATTTGCGTTTGCGCTCGGCGGTTATTATGCGCATGCGCGAATATTTGATTAACTATTTGGGCTTTGTGGAGGTGGAGACGCCAACGCTGTTTCGTCGCACGCCCGGCGGTGCCCAAGAGTTTGTGGTGCCCACACGCAAGGCGGGCCATTTCTATTCACTCGTTCAGAGTCCACAGCAGTTCAAGCAGATGCTAATGTCCGGTGGCATCGATCGCTATTTTCAGGTGGCCAGATGCTATCGCGATGAGGCCACACGCCCGGATCGTCAGCCGGAGTTTACACAGCTAGACATTGAATTGTCGTTCACCAGCCGCGATGATATAATGCAACTGATTGAGGAGACGCTGCGCTATTCGTGGCCCAAGCATTTGCCCAAGCTTCAGACGCCATTCCGGCGCATCACTTATGAGGAGGCCTTGGAGAAATATGGCACCGATAAGCCGGACACACGGTTTGGTTTTCTGCTTAATAACGTCTCGGACATCGTCGAGAAGAGCGAAAATTTCAAGGGAAAATACGAGGACTTTGGCGCCTATGCCATTGTAGTACGTGCCAGTGAGGCCTTTTGGAATGGTGCCGCCCGCAAGCATTACGAAAGCCTGAGCAAAGTCTTCTCCGGCACGCTATTTGTGCGCAAATTTAACTTTGCCAATGACGTGCTGGATAGACTCACTAAATTACTGGGAACTGAGGTGGCAACCGAGATTATTGAGAAATTTGATTTGGAAGAGAACGATTTGCTCTTCCTGTGCATTGGACCCAAAGTGGAGACG CGCAATTTACTGGGTCGCATTCGGCTGGATTATCATGAGTTTCTCGTGGAGAATGTAAAGACCAAGAAAACCAACGACTATCGTTTTCTGTGGGTTGTCGATTTTCCACTATTTGAGCGGAACACTGCCACAAATCAGCTGGAGAGTGTGCATCATCCGTTCACGGCGCCGCTAGTTGAGGATTTGGATAAGTTTGCAACCAGTTGCGACAATCTTGAAACGATTCGTTCCGAAGCATATGATCTTGTGCTAAATGGACAGGAGGTGGGCGGTGGATCCATGCGCATACACGATCGCGATATGCAGCAGTTCATATTGGAGCAAGTGCTAAAGATTCCCCATGATCATTTGTCGCATTTGTTGAGCGCCCTGGAATCTGGCTGCCCCCCTCATGGTGGCATCGCCTTGGGCCTGGATCGTCTCATAGCTATACTGTGCCGTGCGCGTTCCATACGCGATGTGATAGCATTCCCCAAGTCATTAAACGGACGGGATCCACTCTCTAATGCACCAGTGCCCATTTCAGAGGAAGAGATGAAACTCTACCACATCAGCGTGCAACAGGCTGAAGCGGAGGAGGACGGTGCTAGCACCAATGATACAGCACATGCTCAGGAGGATGATGATCCAGACGCAGTGCGCGCACCACCATCGCCCATGTCAGGCACCAGTGACACAGAGCAAGCCAGCATGGATGTCGATGTCAAGAGCGAGCCTGTCGAAGAAGTGCCTGCAACAGAAGCAATAAATATCGACGACGATAAACTTGAGACTGCGGCGCAAGCTCCACAACTCTCGCCAACAGGCATAAAAGAAGAGCAAGCCAAAACGGCCACAGAGgaaacaccaacaccaacccCTACACCAACCCCAACACCAACCCCAACACCAAAACCAACAgcaggtgcagcagcagcggcgccggCTTCAACAGCCACGACGCCATTGACGCGTACTAAACGcgtaatcaaaaaaaaagtgtag
- the AspRS-m gene encoding aspartate--tRNA ligase, mitochondrial isoform X1 — translation MSGRYRGGGGGGGGGGGGGGRYGGGGGGYGGGYNDFDNYRGGGGCGGGGYNDNFGPGPNPFNMGPNISGNDLMHLMSAMASNFSMNSQPPQPMRQSCGELRNHHCGMFVELSGRLFKKRVNRFAELRDRNGGACQLVVLEDKHPRVARRMNNMPENTTLTIVGQVMRRPHNSCNQTMPTGEIEVEVQDILSIHFPASGTKRAGDKRTYSTMAQQQSSLGITSTEYKIAKNENILKYFENRDLTCNDLRRDDVGKTVTLVGWIPSTKNNKFLQLKDGYGQTQLMIEDQSLMDTFLSTPEQTVLQIVGKVLGRPKANINLKYDTGEVEVSVTNVKVLNPDDPYEGPIKVKEKLQKMSIDDLDADEAAAVSANSSSANNGEGDVHGSESAAPGAVQTTAEQQRVKVADTNKFADRTHNCGELTSNEINEKVVICGWLEFQRMNKFFILRDAYGQTQVLILARTKGLEEYADSGVPIESIVRVEGTVIPRPAATINPKMTTGHVEIEADKVDVLNAAKKNLPFEIRKFNRAGERLRLTHRYLDLRFNDMQHNLRLRSAVIMRMREYLINYLGFVEVETPTLFRRTPGGAQEFVVPTRKAGHFYSLVQSPQQFKQMLMSGGIDRYFQVARCYRDEATRPDRQPEFTQLDIELSFTSRDDIMQLIEETLRYSWPKHLPKLQTPFRRITYEEALEKYGTDKPDTRFGFLLNNVSDIVEKSENFKGKYEDFGAYAIVVRASEAFWNGAARKHYESLSKVFSGTLFVRKFNFANDVLDRLTKLLGTEVATEIIEKFDLEENDLLFLCIGPKVETRNLLGRIRLDYHEFLVENVKTKKTNDYRFLWVVDFPLFERNTATNQLESVHHPFTAPLVEDLDKFATSCDNLETIRSEAYDLVLNGQEVGGGSMRIHDRDMQQFILEQVLKIPHDHLSHLLSALESGCPPHGGIALGLDRLIAILCRARSIRDVIAFPKSLNGRDPLSNAPVPISEEEMKLYHISVQQAEAEEDGASTNDTAHAQEDDDPDAVRAPPSPMSGTSDTEQASMDVDVKSEPVEEVPATEAINIDDDKLETAAQAPQLSPTGIKEEQAKTATEETPTPTPTPTPTPTPTPKPTAGAAAAAPASTATTPLTRTKRVIKKKV, via the exons ATGAGTGGTCGGTATCgcggtggtggcggtggcggtggcggtggcggagGAGGAGGTGGCCGCTATGGCGGAGGGGGTGGAGGCTATGGCGGCGGATACAACGATTTTGATAACTATCGTGGCGGTGGAGGCTGCGGAGGAGGCGGTTACAACGACAATTTCGGCCCTGGTCCGAATCCCTTCAATA tGGGACCCAACATCTCAGGCAACGATCTGATGCATCTGATGAGCGCCATGGCCAGTAATTTTAGCATGAATTCGCAGCCCCCACAGCCTATGCGCCAGAGCTGTGGAGAGCTTCGCAATCATCACTGTGGTATGTTTGTTGAGCTGTCCGGGCGCCTGTTTAAAAAGCGTGTAAACCGTTTTGCTGAGTTACGCGATCGTAATGGTGGCGCCTGTCAGCTGGTCGTGTTGGAAGACAAGCATCCTCGTGTGGCCCGTCGCATGAACAATATGCCCGAGAACACAACTCTGACCATTGTGGGCCAAGTAATGAGAAGGCCCCACAACTCATGCAACCAGACAATGCCCACCGGCGAAATTGAGGTGGAAGTACAGGACATACTCAGCATACATTTTCCGGCCAGCGGCACGAAACGTGCTGGCGACAAGCGCACCTACAGCACCATGGCCCAGCAGCAGAGCAGCCTGGGCATCACCAGCACGGAGTACAAAATTGCCA AGAATGAGAATATCTTAAAGTACTTTGAGAATCGCGATCTCACTTGTAATGATTTGCGACGCGATGATGTCGGTAAAACAGTCACCTTGGTGGGCTGGATACCCTcgaccaaaaacaacaagttcTTGCAGCTGAAGGATGGCTACGGTCAGACTCAGCTCATGATCGAAGATCAATCT CTAATGGACACATTTTTGTCTACACCAGAACAAACAGTGCTGCAAATCGTCGGCAAAGTGCTGGGCCGGCCAAAGGCAAACATAAACTTG AAATACGACACTGGCGAAGTGGAAGTCAGTGTTACCAATGTGAAGGTGTTAAATCCCGACGACCCCTATGAGGGTCCTATCAAGGTTAAAGAGAAACTGCAAAAGATGTCAATTGATGATCTCGATGCCGAtgaggctgctgctgtttcagCGAATTCTAGCAGCGCCAATAATGGCGAGGGCGATGTTCATGGCAGCGAATCGGCTGCTCCTGGCGCAGTTCAGACAACTGCCGAACAACAGCGTGTAAAGGTGGCGGACACCAACAAATTTGCAGATCGCACCCACAACTGTGGCGAATTGACATCCAATGAAATTAACGAAAAGGTTGTAATATGTGGCTGGCTGGAGTTTCAGCGCATGAACAAATTCTTCATACTGCGTGATGCCTACGGCCAGACGCAAGTGCTCATCCTGGCCAGGACAAAGGGCCTGGAAGAGTATGCCGACTCTGGCGTGCCCATTGAATCGATTGTGCGCGTGGAAGGCACCGTCATACCACGGCCAGCAGCCACCATAAATCCAAAAATGACCACAGGCCATGTTGAAATCGAGGCCGATAAAGTCGACGTACTCAATGCGGCCAAGAAGAATCTCCCCTTCGAGATACGCAAATTTAATCGCGCCGGCGAACGTTTGCGCCTCACGCATCGTTATTTGGACTTGCGCTTTAACGACATGCAGCATAATTTGCGTTTGCGCTCGGCGGTTATTATGCGCATGCGCGAATATTTGATTAACTATTTGGGCTTTGTGGAGGTGGAGACGCCAACGCTGTTTCGTCGCACGCCCGGCGGTGCCCAAGAGTTTGTGGTGCCCACACGCAAGGCGGGCCATTTCTATTCACTCGTTCAGAGTCCACAGCAGTTCAAGCAGATGCTAATGTCCGGTGGCATCGATCGCTATTTTCAGGTGGCCAGATGCTATCGCGATGAGGCCACACGCCCGGATCGTCAGCCGGAGTTTACACAGCTAGACATTGAATTGTCGTTCACCAGCCGCGATGATATAATGCAACTGATTGAGGAGACGCTGCGCTATTCGTGGCCCAAGCATTTGCCCAAGCTTCAGACGCCATTCCGGCGCATCACTTATGAGGAGGCCTTGGAGAAATATGGCACCGATAAGCCGGACACACGGTTTGGTTTTCTGCTTAATAACGTCTCGGACATCGTCGAGAAGAGCGAAAATTTCAAGGGAAAATACGAGGACTTTGGCGCCTATGCCATTGTAGTACGTGCCAGTGAGGCCTTTTGGAATGGTGCCGCCCGCAAGCATTACGAAAGCCTGAGCAAAGTCTTCTCCGGCACGCTATTTGTGCGCAAATTTAACTTTGCCAATGACGTGCTGGATAGACTCACTAAATTACTGGGAACTGAGGTGGCAACCGAGATTATTGAGAAATTTGATTTGGAAGAGAACGATTTGCTCTTCCTGTGCATTGGACCCAAAGTGGAGACG CGCAATTTACTGGGTCGCATTCGGCTGGATTATCATGAGTTTCTCGTGGAGAATGTAAAGACCAAGAAAACCAACGACTATCGTTTTCTGTGGGTTGTCGATTTTCCACTATTTGAGCGGAACACTGCCACAAATCAGCTGGAGAGTGTGCATCATCCGTTCACGGCGCCGCTAGTTGAGGATTTGGATAAGTTTGCAACCAGTTGCGACAATCTTGAAACGATTCGTTCCGAAGCATATGATCTTGTGCTAAATGGACAGGAGGTGGGCGGTGGATCCATGCGCATACACGATCGCGATATGCAGCAGTTCATATTGGAGCAAGTGCTAAAGATTCCCCATGATCATTTGTCGCATTTGTTGAGCGCCCTGGAATCTGGCTGCCCCCCTCATGGTGGCATCGCCTTGGGCCTGGATCGTCTCATAGCTATACTGTGCCGTGCGCGTTCCATACGCGATGTGATAGCATTCCCCAAGTCATTAAACGGACGGGATCCACTCTCTAATGCACCAGTGCCCATTTCAGAGGAAGAGATGAAACTCTACCACATCAGCGTGCAACAGGCTGAAGCGGAGGAGGACGGTGCTAGCACCAATGATACAGCACATGCTCAGGAGGATGATGATCCAGACGCAGTGCGCGCACCACCATCGCCCATGTCAGGCACCAGTGACACAGAGCAAGCCAGCATGGATGTCGATGTCAAGAGCGAGCCTGTCGAAGAAGTGCCTGCAACAGAAGCAATAAATATCGACGACGATAAACTTGAGACTGCGGCGCAAGCTCCACAACTCTCGCCAACAGGCATAAAAGAAGAGCAAGCCAAAACGGCCACAGAGgaaacaccaacaccaacccCTACACCAACCCCAACACCAACCCCAACACCAAAACCAACAgcaggtgcagcagcagcggcgccggCTTCAACAGCCACGACGCCATTGACGCGTACTAAACGcgtaatcaaaaaaaaagtgtag
- the mdy gene encoding diacylglycerol O-acyltransferase 1 produces the protein MTATKDPKEQGPTTATATKAQPGQKNGSAGGLMKRLRRSASVTEHNLSSLRDRKSTQNLFDQHGNPIDLRQYRKVLDKDENGNGTSEKKLRYRRTQSVTRAEEITNKEAKQRKAQPDKPIHRPRDSLFSWSSGFTNFTGLVNWGFLLLCIGGLRLGLENLLKYGVRINPIDWYFFVSGRNEGEGHNALLLIIYSLVHISLCLAVEKGLALEIISEGLGMVIQTINIIVSVCLPVVIIHLKGSAFSIMGATTVCFYYSVLFLKLWSYVQTNMWCRKTYYQRQPRERRPSISLAELKRKHPNSSDDDEEITKLVQYPENLSYKDILYFLCAPTLCYELNFPRTSRVRKRFLLKRLLEVLIGVNVLMALFQQWIIPSVRNSLIPFSNMDMALATERLLKLALPNHLVWLCFFYLLFHSFLNAIGEVLNFADRNFYCDWWNANNIDTFWRTWNMPVHRWCVRHLYIPVVQMGYSSRQASTIVFLFSAFFHEYLVSVPLQTYKIWAFLGMMGQIPLSAISRYIERRLGPRMGNIIVWASIILGQPLCIMAYYHDYVVTHFQNALNSTDHS, from the exons ATGACCGCGACTAAAGATCCCAAGGAGCAGGGCCCAACAACAGCGACGGCGACAAAAGCGCAGCCGGGCCAGAAGAATGGCTCAGCCGGCGGTTTGATGAAGCGTCTGCGACGCTCCGCCTCGGTGACGGAGCACAATTTGAGCAGCCTGCGTGATCGCAAGTCAACGCAGAATCTGTTCGATCAGCACGGCAATCCCATTGATCTGCGGCAGTATCGCAAGGTGCTGGACAAGGACGAGAACGGCAATGGCACCAGCGAAAAGAAGCTACGCTATAGACGCACCCAAAGCGTAACACGCGCCGAGGAGATAACCAACAAGGAGGCCAAACAGCGCAAGGCACAGCCCGATAAGCC CATACATCGTCCCCGCGACTCGCTCTTCTCCTGGAGCTCGGGCTTCACAAATTTCACCGGCCTGGTCAACTGGGGTTTCCTGCTGCTCTGCATAGGCGGGCTGCGCCTGGGCTTGGAGAATTTGCTCAA ATACGGCGTACGCATCAATCCCATTGACTGGTATTTCTTTGTGAGCGGTCGCAACGAGGGCGAAGGTCACAATGCCCTGCTCCTAATCATCT ACTCTTTGGTTCACATATCCCTGTGTCTGGCTGTCGAAAAAGGCTTGGCCCTG GAAATAATATCCGAGGGCCTTGGCATGGTTATTCAGactataaatataattgtatCGGTTTGTTTGCCTGTGGTAATTATACATCTTAAAGGCTCCGCCTTTAGCATAA TGGGTGCAACAACTGTGTGTTTCTATTATTCTGTGCTGTTCTTGAAACTCTGGAGTTACGTGCAGACTAATATGTGGTGTCGGAAGACCTACTACCAGCGGCAGCCGCGTGAGCGACGACCAAGCATCTCTCTAGCCGAGCTCA aAAGAAAGCATCCCAATAGTAGCGACGATGACGAAGAGATAACCAAACTGGTACAATATCCAGAAAATTTGAGTTACAAAGACATTCTGTACTTTTTATGCGCACCAACTCTTTGCTATGAACTCAATTTTCCCCGCACTTCGCGCGTTCGCAAGCGTTTCTTACTAAAACGTCTGTTAGAAGTGCTTATTGGTGTGAATGTGTTAATGGCCTTGTTCCAACAGTGGATTATACCCTCGGTGCGCAATTCTTTGATACCCTTTTCTAACATGGATATGGCATTAGCCACTGAACGTCTGCTGAAACTTGCG CTACCTAATCACTTGGTCTGGCTGTGCTTTTTCTATCTCttatttcattcatttttgaATGCCATCGGCGAAGTACTTAACTTTGCCGATCGCAATTTTTACTGTGACTGGTGGAACGCTAATAATATTGATACATTTTGGCGTACTTGGAACATGCCGGTGCACAGGTGGTGTGTGCGCCACCTGTACATTCCCGTCGTACAAATGGGTTATTCGTCGCGTCAAGCATCCACGATAGTGTTCTTATTCAGCGCATTTTTCCACGAGTACCTG GTATCGGTACCCTTACAAACGTACAAAATTTGGGCTTTCCTTGGTATGATGGGCCAAATACCGTTATCTGCTATATCGAGGTATATTGAGCGTCGATTGGGTCCACGCATGGGCAACATTATCGTTTGGGCGTCGATTATCTTGGGTCAACCACTGTGCATCATGGCGTATTATCATGACTACGTCGTAACACATTTCCAGAATGCGCTTAATAGCACTGACCATAGTTAG